The Melospiza georgiana isolate bMelGeo1 chromosome Z, bMelGeo1.pri, whole genome shotgun sequence genome contains a region encoding:
- the GRP gene encoding gastrin-releasing peptide — translation MRGGRPAALPLLALLALLTARGGAAPLQPGGTPALTKIYPRGSHWAVGHLMGKKSTGDFPYDFEEENKTPFSALPENIKQLEEYLRWEEISKYLLRLLERNENKSGHFSKGGLPWYTRNTWETDDNSSWKHMMDYLLQVVNMKESTPS, via the exons ATGCGCGGCGGGCGGCCCGCGGCGCTGCcgctgctggcgctgctggcgctgctgACGGCGCGGGGCGGAGCGGCGCCCCTGCAGCCCGGCGGGACCCCCGCGCTCACCAAGATCTACCCCCGCGGCAGCCACTGGGCTGTGG GACatttaatggggaaaaaaagcactggAGATTTTCCTTATGattttgaagaagaaaacaagacaCCATTTTCAGCattacctgaaaatatcaagCAGCTGGAAGAGTATCTGCGATGGGAAGAAATCTCAAAATATTTGCTAAGGCTGctggaaaggaatgaaaataaaagtggtCACTTTTCAAAAGGAGGGCTCCCCTGGTACACCAGGAACACCTGGGAGACAGATGACAATAGCAGTTGGAAACAT atGATGGACTATCTGCTTCAAGTTGTGAATATGAAAGAGAGCACTCCAAGCTGA